From Erwinia sp. HDF1-3R, one genomic window encodes:
- a CDS encoding RHS repeat-associated core domain-containing protein: protein MSTTLFSKTPSVVVFDNRALTVRNIVYHRHPDAPTLTDERISRYQYHPRGFMTQSADPRLSNASLVNLTCVTDLTGNVLHTQSVDAGIAVTLHDTAGRPSRAVTNINADEEIRDESQTLIRTWQYERPTLAGRLLSTTEQVGQAVRITDRFIWSGHSKEEKAFNLTGQCVSHYDTAGLIQINSIGLSGGSLSVTRRLLKEMDNEEIVANWEGDAISAWDDRLDDRSYNTLTRADATGSTLIATDASGNQQRVVYDIAGLLSGSWLTIRNEPEQVIVKSLTWSAAGQKLREEHGNGVVTLYRYEPETQRLTGIKTERPAGHHSGRKVLQDLRYQYDPVGNVLSIRNDAEETRFWRNQKVVPENTCRYDSLYQLVSATGREMANMQQNTGSSTAIIPLPTDSSAFTPYTRSYHYDNAGNLTQIRHAAPATSNTYTTDVTISNRTNRGVLSALTTNPTVVDSLFTAAGQQKQLQPGQKLDWTLRGELRKVMPVVRNAGANDSEMYRYDSTSQRLLKVTRQQTGNSTQKQQVIYLPGLELRTRSTGSSLTENLQVITLDGLGRAQLRILHWESGKPDGIGNNMARWSYDNLSGSSGLEVDDDGNVISLEEYYPFGGTALWTARSQTESHYKTIRFAGKERDATGLYYYGYRYYQPWAARWLSSDPAGTVDGLNLFRMVRNNPLSYSDSDGRMPFFSGKKSSLRQNINNEVQAEISAHEYADIPKSIHMIWIGSNKISDKNVALSLDTASMNPDYQTQLIYDSSIENYKQASDDLVERFRGSNVNITDLRTLPSFSEIQSHPAFKYYTNTIREGRYAQASDLLRLLVLKHEGGIYKDVDDTQRAPFGDLSLYGGIGFKKEYIAKEGEKEQAVPNTPIGAARENRVINRTLDIAVERYQRGETNVFKLAGPDVFTEALYSTIKLSNIQAVIDGDKKAVATLTTFMDKILRRKIQGFSDEQYGQLVQPRDNMLSLGRQVDNGSDHSWK, encoded by the coding sequence ATGAGTACAACGCTATTTAGTAAAACACCCTCGGTCGTGGTATTTGATAACCGTGCGCTTACCGTTCGCAACATCGTTTATCACCGCCATCCCGACGCACCGACCTTAACGGATGAGCGCATCTCCCGTTATCAGTATCATCCACGCGGCTTTATGACGCAGAGCGCAGACCCGCGCCTGTCTAATGCCAGCCTGGTAAATCTTACCTGTGTGACAGATCTGACCGGCAATGTCCTGCACACGCAGAGCGTTGATGCCGGGATCGCGGTTACCCTGCATGATACCGCCGGGCGCCCTTCCCGGGCAGTAACTAACATCAACGCTGATGAAGAGATCAGGGATGAAAGTCAGACCTTAATCCGCACCTGGCAGTATGAGCGTCCTACGCTGGCGGGACGCCTGCTCAGCACGACAGAACAGGTGGGCCAGGCCGTGCGCATTACGGATCGTTTTATCTGGTCTGGTCACTCAAAAGAAGAGAAAGCCTTTAATCTCACGGGTCAGTGCGTCAGCCATTACGACACCGCCGGCCTGATTCAGATAAACAGTATTGGCCTGAGCGGCGGGTCGCTCTCGGTGACCCGGCGGCTGCTTAAGGAGATGGATAACGAAGAGATCGTCGCCAACTGGGAGGGGGACGCTATTTCTGCCTGGGACGACCGGCTGGACGACAGGTCGTATAACACTCTGACCCGCGCGGATGCGACAGGCTCGACACTCATCGCCACAGACGCCAGCGGCAATCAGCAGCGTGTAGTCTACGACATAGCCGGCCTGCTTTCAGGCAGCTGGCTGACAATCAGGAACGAGCCGGAGCAGGTAATTGTTAAATCTCTGACCTGGTCTGCTGCCGGGCAGAAGCTGCGTGAAGAGCATGGCAATGGCGTTGTGACGCTCTACCGCTACGAGCCGGAAACACAGCGCCTGACAGGTATTAAAACTGAGCGTCCCGCCGGGCATCACTCAGGGCGCAAAGTGTTGCAGGACCTGCGTTATCAATACGATCCGGTGGGCAATGTGCTAAGTATCCGTAACGATGCAGAAGAAACCCGCTTCTGGCGCAATCAGAAAGTGGTGCCGGAGAATACCTGTCGCTATGACAGCCTGTACCAACTGGTCAGCGCCACCGGGCGCGAAATGGCTAATATGCAACAGAACACTGGCTCTTCCACTGCTATCATCCCCCTCCCCACCGACAGTTCAGCCTTTACGCCTTATACCCGGTCATATCACTACGATAATGCCGGAAACCTGACGCAAATACGGCACGCTGCGCCTGCTACCTCAAATACTTATACCACTGACGTTACCATCAGCAATCGTACCAACCGTGGCGTCTTAAGCGCACTGACGACGAACCCGACCGTAGTAGACTCCCTGTTTACGGCGGCTGGCCAGCAAAAACAGTTACAGCCGGGACAAAAACTGGACTGGACACTTCGGGGCGAGCTGCGAAAAGTGATGCCCGTAGTCCGTAACGCTGGGGCAAATGACAGTGAAATGTATCGCTATGACAGTACCAGCCAGCGTCTGCTCAAGGTGACCAGACAGCAAACGGGCAACAGCACGCAAAAACAGCAGGTTATTTACCTGCCTGGGCTGGAGCTGCGTACCCGCTCAACGGGCAGTTCGTTAACGGAAAATCTGCAGGTCATTACTCTGGATGGGTTGGGGCGCGCGCAGCTGCGCATACTGCACTGGGAGAGCGGCAAGCCAGACGGTATCGGCAATAATATGGCGCGATGGAGTTACGACAATCTTTCAGGGAGCAGTGGTCTGGAGGTGGACGATGACGGCAATGTTATTAGCCTTGAGGAGTACTATCCCTTTGGCGGTACAGCCTTATGGACAGCCCGTAGCCAGACAGAATCTCACTATAAAACCATCAGATTTGCGGGTAAAGAGCGCGATGCAACGGGGTTATATTACTATGGCTACCGTTACTATCAGCCCTGGGCGGCGCGCTGGCTGAGTTCGGATCCGGCAGGCACGGTGGATGGCCTCAACCTGTTTCGCATGGTCAGGAATAACCCACTTTCATACAGTGATTCCGACGGCAGAATGCCTTTTTTTTCCGGCAAAAAATCCTCATTGCGACAGAATATCAATAACGAAGTCCAGGCAGAGATTTCCGCGCATGAGTATGCTGACATTCCAAAATCCATTCATATGATCTGGATTGGCTCAAACAAAATATCGGATAAGAATGTCGCGCTTTCGCTTGATACTGCCAGTATGAACCCAGATTATCAAACACAACTTATTTATGACAGCAGCATTGAAAATTACAAACAAGCAAGCGATGATTTAGTTGAAAGATTTCGCGGGAGTAACGTTAATATTACCGACTTAAGAACATTACCTTCATTTTCAGAAATACAGTCTCACCCTGCTTTTAAGTATTATACTAATACCATTCGCGAAGGACGTTATGCACAGGCAAGCGATCTGTTACGCCTGTTAGTATTAAAACACGAAGGTGGGATATATAAGGATGTCGACGATACGCAGCGAGCGCCGTTTGGCGATTTGTCCCTCTATGGCGGGATAGGCTTTAAAAAAGAATATATCGCCAAAGAAGGAGAAAAAGAGCAGGCAGTGCCTAATACCCCTATTGGCGCGGCCCGGGAGAACAGGGTAATTAACCGGACACTGGATATTGCAGTGGAAAGATATCAGCGTGGTGAAACCAACGTATTTAAACTTGCCGGGCCTGATGTATTTACCGAGGCGCTTTACAGCACAATCAAGCTGTCAAATATTCAGGCGGTTATTGACGGGGATAAGAAAGCAGTTGCGACGTTAACAACCTTTATGGATAAAATTTTAAGGCGGAAAATTCAAGGCTTTAGCGATGAACAATACGGCCAGCTTGTCCAACCCAGAGATAATATGCTTAGTCTCGGAAGACAGGTTGATAATGGTTCGGATCACTCATGGAAATAA
- a CDS encoding HlyD family secretion protein, with amino-acid sequence MSQQEQNPLSERERNNKLRILSIAFGAGIAIVGVLVILYAWQLPPFTSQIQSTENAYVRGQVTFISPQVNGYITAVNVLDYQPVHRGDVIMTIDDRIYKQRVHQAQAQVAMKKAALANNIQQRRSAEAVIERNKAMLANARAQAVKSALDLKRVENLVSDGSLSIRERDASRASNSQTLADVQQTQATLDVSRQDLQTAIVNRASLEADVASAEAALELAQIDLDNTRIIAPRDGQLGQIAVRQGAYVTAGTRLTSLVPEQMWIVANMKETQMARIQPGLPVTFTVDALDGEKFQGKVEYISPAAGSEFSAISPDNATGNFVKIAQRIPVRINITSDNAGHLRPGMSVEVSIDTSASSSSQEKK; translated from the coding sequence ATGAGTCAGCAGGAACAGAACCCGCTTTCGGAACGAGAAAGAAATAATAAGCTGCGTATATTATCCATCGCCTTCGGCGCTGGGATTGCGATTGTTGGCGTACTGGTTATCCTCTATGCGTGGCAGCTTCCTCCCTTCACCAGTCAGATCCAGTCGACGGAAAACGCCTACGTTCGTGGACAGGTGACGTTTATCAGCCCTCAGGTAAATGGCTATATTACCGCCGTGAATGTGCTGGACTATCAGCCGGTGCACCGGGGCGATGTGATTATGACCATTGACGATCGTATCTATAAACAGCGGGTTCACCAGGCGCAGGCGCAGGTGGCGATGAAAAAAGCCGCTCTGGCAAACAATATCCAACAGCGTCGCAGCGCTGAAGCGGTGATTGAGCGCAATAAAGCCATGCTGGCCAACGCCAGGGCACAGGCGGTGAAAAGCGCGCTGGACTTGAAGCGCGTGGAGAATCTGGTGTCGGACGGTTCGCTGTCGATCCGTGAACGGGATGCGTCCCGCGCCAGCAACAGTCAGACACTGGCCGACGTGCAGCAGACGCAGGCCACGCTGGATGTCTCCCGTCAGGACCTGCAAACCGCCATTGTTAATCGCGCGTCACTGGAGGCCGATGTGGCCAGCGCGGAGGCTGCACTGGAGCTGGCGCAGATCGATCTGGATAACACGCGCATTATTGCCCCCCGCGACGGGCAACTGGGCCAGATTGCCGTCCGTCAGGGTGCCTACGTTACCGCCGGCACGCGTCTGACATCGCTGGTTCCGGAGCAGATGTGGATAGTGGCGAACATGAAGGAAACCCAGATGGCCCGTATCCAGCCCGGCCTGCCGGTCACCTTTACCGTTGATGCGCTCGATGGCGAGAAATTCCAGGGTAAAGTGGAATATATCTCCCCGGCGGCAGGCTCAGAATTTAGCGCCATTTCTCCCGACAATGCCACGGGGAACTTTGTCAAAATTGCCCAGCGCATTCCGGTGCGTATCAATATCACCAGTGATAACGCCGGGCATTTACGTCCAGGCATGTCCGTCGAAGTGAGCATTGACACCTCTGCGTCGTCGTCCTCTCAGGAGAAGAAATGA
- a CDS encoding beta-glucosidase has translation MKTGMLDVSRQPHSPTLFKSFFQGSFACSTARRAEGKRFDLVINSGHDTLMEKDYALLAAEKLLTARDGARWYLIEETPGEYDWSTFLPMLHAAENQGLEMIWELAHFGWPSHLDIWQPAFVDRFAAFARAMAHVMQQEGHTHPFITPMNQISFWSWAGADAALFNPGVTGRGRELKQQLVRASLAAMRAIRDVLPGARFVLTDPLVNVAPAEDTAASRQAALRQHEAQFEAWDMLSGRVQPELGGEASLLDIVGLNYYPDNQWRVDGTPIAPPHPEYRDLSSLLQEVWQRYQRPMLIAETGAEGDKCAPWFTGVVEQVGIAMERGVQIEGVSVYPVVAYPAWADSRRSPDGLFGLPDANGTRPIFEPYALAVRSQQIKLKSANQPE, from the coding sequence ATGAAAACCGGAATGCTTGATGTATCACGCCAGCCCCACAGCCCAACACTGTTTAAAAGTTTCTTTCAGGGAAGCTTTGCCTGCTCCACCGCCCGTCGTGCCGAAGGCAAACGCTTCGATCTGGTGATCAATAGCGGTCACGATACGCTGATGGAAAAAGACTATGCCCTGCTGGCGGCGGAAAAACTGCTTACCGCCCGCGACGGCGCACGCTGGTATCTGATTGAAGAGACGCCGGGTGAGTATGACTGGTCAACATTTCTGCCCATGCTGCACGCTGCCGAAAATCAGGGGCTGGAAATGATCTGGGAGCTGGCTCATTTCGGCTGGCCATCCCATCTGGATATCTGGCAGCCTGCCTTTGTTGACCGCTTTGCCGCGTTTGCCCGGGCAATGGCTCACGTCATGCAGCAGGAAGGTCATACCCACCCTTTTATTACGCCAATGAATCAGATCTCCTTCTGGTCCTGGGCCGGCGCTGACGCAGCCCTGTTTAACCCCGGCGTGACCGGGCGCGGGCGTGAACTCAAGCAGCAGCTGGTCAGAGCCTCCCTCGCCGCGATGCGGGCCATTCGTGACGTGCTGCCCGGCGCACGCTTCGTATTAACCGACCCGCTGGTGAACGTTGCGCCCGCAGAGGATACCGCAGCTTCCCGCCAGGCAGCCTTACGGCAACACGAAGCACAGTTTGAGGCATGGGATATGCTGAGCGGTCGGGTGCAGCCGGAATTAGGCGGGGAGGCGTCGCTGCTGGATATCGTGGGTTTGAACTATTATCCGGATAATCAGTGGCGGGTGGACGGTACTCCCATCGCGCCGCCGCACCCTGAATATCGCGATTTGTCCAGCCTGCTTCAGGAGGTCTGGCAGCGCTATCAGCGCCCGATGCTGATTGCCGAAACCGGTGCGGAGGGCGATAAATGCGCCCCCTGGTTTACCGGGGTGGTGGAACAGGTCGGGATAGCAATGGAACGCGGCGTACAGATAGAAGGTGTTTCTGTCTATCCGGTGGTGGCTTATCCCGCCTGGGCAGACAGCCGTCGTTCGCCTGACGGATTGTTTGGCCTGCCGGATGCGAACGGCACCCGGCCGATTTTTGAGCCCTATGCACTGGCAGTACGCAGTCAGCAGATCAAATTAAAAAGTGCGAATCAGCCGGAGTGA
- a CDS encoding efflux transporter outer membrane subunit has product MRWKISLPLMLVVTALTGCATQVEKAPGALPIPQQWRNQVGPSSPVEAGWWRNFNDDNLNRLVSQALRNNLDILTARSRVEQYRAQLRGAEGDNLPTLNAGVSATHARALSSVSGQPYEYAVFQGLLQASYDVDIWGARSSSIDAATASLAAQQAAASAAELTVASSVASGYMTLVALDEQLRVTESTLASRANSLKLAQRQYETGYTSKLEWVQSASEYQTAKAQIPVLQHQIAQQENALSILVGMNPREIARRREFEQVAPQTLPSLLPSELLQRRPDIVQAERLLLAADSSLAASRARLLPSLNLTASGTMQSSALHQLLDNPFRLWSIGGSVLAPILNREALTAQVDVSMASRNQALYSYEKVVRNAFSEVNNDLDAIERYQQQLVELQKQAQVVSEALRIASNRYQNGYASYLDELDAQRTLYSTQLNLVQVKNNLLQAQIDLYRALGGGWKEA; this is encoded by the coding sequence ATGCGCTGGAAGATATCGCTGCCGCTGATGCTGGTGGTTACAGCCCTGACCGGATGCGCAACGCAGGTCGAAAAGGCGCCCGGCGCGCTCCCCATCCCTCAGCAGTGGCGTAACCAGGTGGGGCCCTCTTCGCCGGTGGAAGCGGGCTGGTGGCGCAACTTTAACGATGACAATCTCAACCGACTGGTTAGCCAGGCGCTGCGCAACAACCTGGATATCCTGACGGCGCGATCCCGCGTCGAGCAATATCGTGCCCAGCTGCGCGGGGCAGAGGGCGATAATCTTCCCACGCTCAACGCTGGCGTCAGTGCCACCCATGCTCGCGCGCTCTCCTCGGTAAGCGGACAGCCTTATGAGTATGCCGTTTTTCAGGGACTGCTGCAGGCCAGCTATGATGTTGATATTTGGGGCGCGCGCAGCAGCAGTATTGATGCTGCCACCGCCTCACTTGCCGCTCAGCAGGCCGCCGCCTCGGCCGCCGAGCTGACGGTTGCCAGTTCAGTGGCCTCAGGCTATATGACGCTGGTCGCACTGGACGAGCAGCTCCGGGTGACAGAATCCACGCTGGCTTCACGCGCTAACTCGCTTAAGCTCGCCCAGCGGCAATATGAGACAGGCTATACCTCAAAGCTGGAGTGGGTGCAGTCCGCGTCGGAGTATCAGACGGCGAAAGCACAGATCCCGGTGCTACAGCATCAAATCGCCCAGCAGGAGAATGCGCTGAGTATTCTGGTGGGCATGAACCCCCGCGAAATTGCCCGGCGACGTGAGTTCGAGCAGGTTGCCCCGCAGACGCTGCCTTCGTTGCTCCCATCCGAGCTGTTACAGCGTCGCCCGGATATCGTCCAGGCTGAGAGGCTGCTGCTGGCGGCGGATAGCTCCCTTGCGGCATCCCGCGCGCGGCTGCTGCCTTCGCTGAACCTGACCGCGTCCGGTACGATGCAGAGTTCTGCACTCCACCAGCTGCTGGATAACCCCTTCAGGCTATGGAGCATTGGCGGCAGCGTGCTGGCCCCGATACTCAACCGCGAGGCGCTAACGGCGCAGGTAGATGTGTCCATGGCCAGCCGCAATCAGGCGTTGTACAGCTACGAAAAAGTCGTGCGTAATGCCTTCAGTGAAGTTAACAACGATCTCGACGCGATTGAACGCTACCAGCAGCAGCTGGTGGAGCTGCAAAAGCAGGCGCAGGTGGTGAGTGAAGCGCTGCGTATTGCCAGCAATCGCTATCAGAATGGCTATGCATCCTATCTGGATGAACTGGATGCCCAGCGAACGCTTTACAGCACCCAGCTTAACCTTGTACAGGTAAAAAATAACCTCCTCCAGGCGCAGATTGATCTCTACCGGGCGCTGGGGGGCGGCTGGAAGGAGGCGTAA
- a CDS encoding phospholipase D family protein: MAEAFTLDEDATPGIPSRLTRAVSPRVEMHPDHSGIHPLEEGLDAFAARYLLTTMAEYSLDIQYYIWQNDMSGRLLFSAVLDAADRGVKVRLLLDDNNTMGLDDTLSELARHPNIAVRLFNPFSFRTLRALGYLTDFARLNRRMHNKSFTVDRQATIVGGRNIGDEYFGTGDEPLFSDLDVLTIGPVVKEVTKDFERYWQSRAVEPLNAVVKRKEGHGREDVQLPDVWRNDPKVMRYLNKVNASTFVTQLESGTLPLTWAKTRLLSDDPRKGLGRAKASTLLPQRMLEVIGKPQVQFDIISAYFVPTRAGVAQLLSLVRQGVKIAILTNSLAANDVSVVHAGYAKWRKKLLRHGIALYELKPHSDAREPSHDRGLTGNSGASLHAKTFSVDNEKVFIGSFNFDPRSAMLNTEMGLVIESETLATSVHERFISSMRDRAWTLRLDKWGRVNWVEYPGEGDKERVHKHEPRTRFIQRLLVRLVWRLPIEWLL; the protein is encoded by the coding sequence ATGGCCGAAGCTTTTACGCTGGATGAGGATGCAACCCCGGGTATACCGTCGCGACTGACTCGCGCCGTCTCCCCACGGGTGGAGATGCACCCTGACCATAGCGGTATTCATCCGCTGGAAGAGGGACTGGACGCGTTCGCCGCGCGCTATTTGTTAACGACGATGGCGGAATACAGTCTGGATATTCAGTACTACATCTGGCAGAACGATATGTCAGGCAGGCTGTTGTTCAGTGCGGTACTGGACGCGGCGGATCGCGGTGTTAAAGTGCGCCTGCTGCTGGATGACAATAATACCATGGGGCTGGACGACACGCTGAGCGAGCTGGCTCGCCATCCTAACATTGCGGTCAGGCTGTTTAATCCCTTCTCTTTTCGGACGCTCAGGGCCCTGGGCTACCTCACCGATTTCGCCCGTCTGAATCGCAGAATGCACAACAAAAGCTTCACGGTCGATCGCCAGGCGACGATTGTTGGCGGTCGCAATATCGGTGATGAGTACTTTGGTACGGGTGATGAGCCGCTCTTCTCCGATCTTGACGTGCTGACCATCGGGCCGGTGGTCAAGGAGGTCACGAAGGATTTCGAGCGCTACTGGCAGAGCAGGGCCGTTGAACCTCTGAATGCCGTGGTTAAGCGTAAAGAGGGGCACGGGCGAGAAGACGTCCAGCTGCCGGATGTGTGGCGCAACGATCCTAAGGTGATGCGCTATCTGAATAAGGTCAACGCGTCGACGTTTGTGACTCAGCTTGAGAGTGGAACGCTACCTCTTACCTGGGCCAAAACGCGGCTGCTGAGCGACGACCCGCGCAAGGGGCTGGGACGTGCGAAAGCCAGCACGCTGCTTCCCCAGCGCATGCTTGAGGTGATTGGCAAACCGCAGGTGCAGTTCGATATCATTTCGGCTTATTTTGTACCGACCCGGGCGGGTGTCGCTCAACTTCTGTCGCTGGTGCGTCAGGGGGTGAAAATTGCCATTCTCACCAACTCCCTGGCGGCAAACGACGTCTCCGTGGTCCATGCGGGCTACGCCAAATGGCGTAAAAAGCTGCTGCGACACGGTATTGCGCTCTATGAACTCAAGCCCCATAGCGACGCCCGCGAGCCGAGCCACGATCGCGGGCTAACCGGTAATTCCGGTGCCAGCCTGCATGCCAAAACTTTCAGCGTGGACAATGAAAAGGTCTTTATCGGCTCATTTAACTTCGATCCGCGTTCGGCGATGCTGAATACCGAAATGGGGTTGGTTATTGAAAGTGAAACGCTGGCGACCAGTGTTCATGAGCGGTTTATCAGCAGCATGCGCGATCGCGCCTGGACGCTGCGGCTGGATAAGTGGGGGCGGGTTAACTGGGTTGAGTATCCCGGAGAAGGGGATAAAGAGCGGGTACATAAGCACGAACCCCGTACCCGCTTCATTCAAAGGCTGCTGGTGCGCCTGGTCTGGCGGCTGCCGATTGAGTGGCTGCTGTAA
- a CDS encoding glucan biosynthesis protein G produces the protein MKSKPQQMTLRLLGAAVLLSMYASSSWAFSIDDVAKQAKELAGKGYEAPKSNLPSQLREMKYADYQQIQFNRDKAYWGKLKTPFKLEFYHQGMYFDTPVQINEVIASSVRQIKYSPDYFNFGNVKHDPDTVKNLGFAGFKVLYPLNSKNKKDDEITSFLGASYFRVIGAGQVYGLSSRGLAIDTALPSGEEFPRFKSFWIERPKPSDKHLVIYALLDSPRATGAYRFLITPGKESTVDVQSKVYLRDKVGKLGVAPLTSMFLFGPNQPSPMVNYRPQLHDSNGLSIHAGNGEWIWRPLNNPKHLAVSTFTVESPKGFGLLQRGRDFNQYQDLDDRYDLRPSGWIEPQGDWGKGHVELVEIPTADETNDNIVAFWTPEQLPEPGKAMSFNYRLHFTRDESQLHSPDTAYVNDTLRSTGDVKQSNLVRQPDGTLAFIVDFTGQDMSKMPENTPVTPQVSIGNNGELVENSVRYNPVTKGWRLLMRIRVKDNKQPTEMRAALLNGDKTLTETWSYQLPANE, from the coding sequence ATGAAAAGTAAGCCACAACAGATGACATTGCGCTTACTTGGCGCTGCGGTCTTATTATCAATGTATGCCAGCTCAAGCTGGGCTTTCAGCATTGATGATGTGGCAAAACAGGCAAAAGAGCTGGCAGGAAAAGGGTATGAAGCCCCAAAAAGCAATCTGCCTTCTCAGCTGCGCGAAATGAAATATGCTGATTATCAACAGATTCAGTTCAACCGGGATAAAGCCTACTGGGGTAAATTAAAGACGCCATTCAAGCTGGAATTCTATCACCAGGGCATGTATTTCGATACGCCGGTACAGATCAATGAGGTGATTGCCTCTTCGGTTCGCCAGATCAAATATTCGCCTGATTACTTTAACTTCGGCAACGTTAAGCACGATCCTGATACGGTCAAAAACCTCGGTTTTGCTGGATTCAAAGTGTTGTACCCGCTTAACAGCAAAAATAAAAAAGATGATGAAATCACCAGCTTCCTCGGTGCCAGCTATTTCCGTGTAATTGGTGCGGGCCAGGTTTATGGTCTCTCCTCGCGCGGACTGGCTATTGATACGGCGCTGCCCTCAGGTGAAGAGTTTCCGCGATTCAAATCGTTCTGGATCGAACGGCCTAAGCCGTCCGACAAGCATCTGGTTATCTACGCGCTGCTTGACTCCCCGCGCGCGACCGGGGCCTATCGCTTCCTGATTACACCGGGTAAAGAGAGCACCGTAGACGTTCAGTCTAAGGTCTACCTGCGCGATAAAGTGGGCAAGCTGGGCGTTGCCCCGCTGACCAGCATGTTCCTTTTTGGACCTAATCAGCCGTCGCCGATGGTTAACTATCGTCCCCAGCTGCATGACTCCAACGGTCTGTCCATTCACGCCGGTAACGGCGAGTGGATCTGGCGTCCGCTGAATAACCCGAAACATCTGGCGGTAAGCACCTTTACCGTTGAGAGTCCGAAAGGCTTCGGTCTGCTTCAGCGCGGGCGCGACTTCAACCAGTATCAGGATCTGGACGATCGTTACGATCTCCGCCCGAGCGGCTGGATTGAACCGCAGGGCGACTGGGGTAAAGGACACGTTGAGCTGGTGGAGATCCCTACTGCTGACGAAACCAATGACAATATCGTTGCCTTCTGGACGCCGGAACAGCTGCCGGAACCGGGCAAAGCAATGAGCTTCAACTATCGTCTGCACTTCACCCGCGACGAAAGCCAGCTGCATTCGCCGGATACCGCCTATGTAAATGATACGCTGCGCTCCACCGGCGACGTGAAACAGTCTAATCTGGTTCGCCAGCCGGACGGCACCCTGGCCTTTATCGTTGACTTTACCGGTCAGGATATGAGCAAGATGCCGGAAAATACGCCGGTTACGCCACAGGTGAGCATCGGTAACAACGGTGAGCTGGTGGAAAACAGCGTACGCTATAACCCGGTCACCAAAGGCTGGCGTCTGCTGATGCGTATCCGCGTCAAAGATAATAAACAGCCTACGGAAATGCGTGCGGCGCTGCTTAACGGCGACAAAACGCTGACGGAAACCTGGAGCTATCAGTTGCCTGCCAATGAATAA
- the mdoC gene encoding glucans biosynthesis protein MdoC encodes MTRKTQQREYFLDSIRAWLMLLGVPFHVSLIYSTQSWSVNSATPSEWLTLLNDFIHAFRMQVFFVISGYFSYMLFLRYTPQHWLKVRLERVGIPMLAAVPLLTLPQFFMIKAWTTKIGDWHNLSLYEKFNALTWDLISHLWFLLVLVVLTTAGVWMFKWLRDSRPAKTDYSDLTWGKLSLAILLCSLAWGAIRRLLFHFEPQLLGNGFFNYAVMQSLFFLPFFVLGAMAWKYPAIKALCVRPVPWTFIGSLLAFIAYVANQTYSKGDGWLYEIDAVVSMMMGLWMVNVVFSLGHRLLNSHSPRVTYLVNASLFIYLVHHPLTILYGIFFVPEIGNNTLGFFAGLVFVFGIAFILYEIHLRIPVLRFLFSGKPQR; translated from the coding sequence ATGACTAGAAAAACGCAGCAAAGAGAGTACTTCCTCGATTCTATCAGGGCATGGTTGATGCTGCTTGGCGTCCCCTTTCACGTTTCACTGATCTATTCTACCCAGTCATGGTCGGTCAATAGTGCGACTCCCTCCGAATGGCTGACCCTTCTTAATGACTTTATTCATGCCTTCCGTATGCAGGTTTTCTTCGTCATTTCCGGCTATTTTTCCTATATGCTGTTTCTGCGATACACCCCCCAGCACTGGCTTAAGGTCCGCCTTGAGCGCGTTGGCATCCCGATGCTTGCCGCTGTCCCGTTGCTGACGCTTCCGCAGTTTTTTATGATCAAAGCCTGGACCACTAAAATTGGCGACTGGCATAACCTTTCGCTGTATGAAAAGTTTAATGCCCTGACATGGGATTTGATCTCCCACCTCTGGTTCCTGCTAGTGCTGGTGGTACTTACCACGGCGGGTGTCTGGATGTTTAAGTGGCTGCGGGACAGCAGGCCCGCAAAAACAGATTATTCTGACCTGACATGGGGAAAATTAAGCCTGGCGATTCTGCTTTGCAGCCTGGCCTGGGGCGCGATTCGCCGTTTGTTGTTTCATTTTGAACCGCAGCTGCTGGGGAATGGATTCTTTAACTATGCCGTCATGCAGTCGCTATTCTTCCTGCCTTTCTTTGTGCTGGGGGCAATGGCCTGGAAATATCCGGCGATCAAAGCGCTGTGCGTCCGTCCGGTGCCCTGGACCTTTATTGGCTCGCTGCTGGCCTTTATTGCCTACGTGGCTAACCAGACCTACAGCAAGGGCGACGGCTGGCTGTATGAAATTGATGCGGTTGTATCCATGATGATGGGCCTGTGGATGGTTAACGTGGTGTTCTCTCTGGGACACCGCCTGTTAAATTCTCATTCGCCCCGGGTGACCTACCTGGTGAATGCTTCCCTGTTTATTTATCTGGTGCACCATCCGCTGACTATTCTGTACGGCATCTTCTTTGTGCCCGAGATCGGCAACAATACCCTCGGCTTTTTTGCCGGGCTGGTATTTGTATTTGGCATTGCCTTTATCCTGTATGAAATCCATTTACGTATTCCGGTTCTGCGCTTTCTCTTCTCCGGGAAGCCGCAGCGGTAG